A genomic segment from Triplophysa dalaica isolate WHDGS20190420 chromosome 22, ASM1584641v1, whole genome shotgun sequence encodes:
- the hhla2a.1 gene encoding uncharacterized protein hhla2a.1: protein MSKVCYGVYILLWMFSLVECKIPEVRVTCIFSESCTLPCSFTPTDAPVRIQWYHQESLVFSLQQGGEQLSNGNTWVQVEHISHGNATLLLKRVMVKNKGRYKCVVNNTSQTYVVAAVEAPIRMISIGTHPSGVIQCSSKDVYPPPDIHWTTEPSLPSTALQPVTRMFSDGMGLFAVESSVKQNNNTFDHMYVCNITSKYGTQTWTASLQLQERTGSEGQNLVIPCKAPKNLQFSTLVWTFTNANKTTDVLKYDSQTHKTTSFQDYAEIKDERALKGDGSLTLGKTVDSDHSGIYTCVFSGETTRHLIETSVNFSLSKQKKESVTYHLWMLGIFVGLLALLAVTILIKKFRAKLKRSQEGAQGDEEMQSMNTAKTSEEPQAENKLKSQPSDSRM from the exons ATGTCAAAGGTGTGTTATGGCGTTTATATTCTTTTATGGATGTTTTCCCTGGTGGAGTGTAAGATTCCAG AGGTTCGAGTGACCTGCATCTTCTCTGAGAGCTGCACGCTACCCTGCTCATTCACGCCCACTGACGCTCCTGTGAGAATCCAGTGGTACCACCAGGAGTCGCTCGTATTCAGTTTACAACAGGGAGGAGAGCAGCTCAGCAACGGCAACACGTGGGTGCAGGTCGAACACATCTCCCATGGCAACGCGACGCTGTTACTGAAACGCGTGATGGTGAAGAATAAAGGACGATACAAATGTGTGGTCAACAATACGTCTCAGACATATGTTGTAGCAGCAGTGGAAG CTCCCATCAGAATGATCTCCATTGGCACACACCCTTCTGGAGTAATTCAATGCTCTTCCAAAGACGTCTACCCACCACCAGACATACATTGGACCACAGAACCTAGTTTACCTTCAACTGCCCTGCAGCCGGTCACCCGTATGTTCTCTGATGGGATGGGTCTCTTTGCTGTTGAAAGCAGTGTAAAACAGAATAATAACACGTTTGATcacatgtatgtgtgtaatATTACTTCCAAGTATGGCACACAAACGTGGACGGCGTCGTTACAGCTACAAG AAAGGACTGGCTCTGAAGGGCAAAACCTGGTAATTCCATGTAAAGCTCCCAAGAACCTTCAGTTCTCCACACTTGTCTGGACTTTCACAAACGCAAACAAAACCACAGATGTCCTTAAGTATGATAGCCAGACCCATAAAACCACCAGTTTCCAGGATTATGCAGAAATAAAGGACGAGCGCGCATTGAAAGGGGATGGATCCCTTACCCTGGGGAAAACTGTAGATTCGGATCATTCTGGAATCTATACATGTGTATTCTCAGGAGAAACAACAAGACATCTTATAGAGACTAGTGTCAATTTTTCACTTTCCAAGCAGAAGAAAG AGTCTGTCACATATCATCTGTGGATGTTGGGTATTTTTGTAGGCTTACTGGCCCTTCTTGCAGTAACTATACTAATAAAGAAATTCAGAG CTAAATTAAAAAGGAGTCAAGAAGGAGCTCAGGGGGATGAGGAGATGCAAAGCATGAACACAG CCAAAACATCAGAAGAACCACAGGCAGAAAACAAACTTAAGTCACAACCTTCAGATAGTCGCATGTGA
- the LOC130411441 gene encoding uncharacterized protein LOC130411441: protein IEFISNIFFCGGLNLDAHVTCLFFEDCVLPCSFRPTGAVVIHWYKQQIPVHSYYYNKDQYGLQNKHFSGRTSLFNSQIAQGNASLVLRKVKVLDQGRYKCYTSTRKGNQETIVNLGVKALIQFVKLEMVEDRVTCLSQNIYPAPEITWVTEPPSAIGSFQNFTRKTSDTKGLFTVESTISMTGNISDHTYVCSVVSADGAQLWTASLKHQDELLGEEGAGLIVPCMVPQPRHNFSLTWTFIRSTESIVIFNYDSRTHRIANLWESKAELDIDQAHLGNGSLHLLNPERLGHSGVYICTFYGFQMRHQVQTPVNVTVRVFDDGEYDCRRSWWGTAASVFIFVITVSVALSRCFRMRGEQPVQTHPEVKIGNKRCTNRTEISLLQRQGHDEPRLNGLESVHTEVHKASIKATDLEAPIENDVTPPASAEHTISNTCLIISDSSLSGTPSVFTNSESRSPTPTFGIITLFSSMITEAANGEDIERNELAPGIPESHLETDGIELEYTATQRFHITEKYVSPTPELSQVNGFR from the exons ATCGAGTTcatttctaacatttttttctgtggtgGTCTCAACTTAGATGCACACGTTACATGTCTGTTCTTCGAAGACTGTGTGTTACCCTGCAGTTTCAGGCCCACAGGGGCCGTGGTCATCCACTGGTACAAGCAACAGATCCCAGTCCACAGTTACTACTACAATAAAGACCAGTACGGACTTCAGAACAAGCACTTCAGCGGTCGGACAAGTCTTTTTAATTCTCAGATCGCGCAGGGAAATGCATCGCTGGTACTGAGAAAAGTTAAAGTCCTGGACCAGGGGCGCTATAAGTGCTACACCAGCACCCGGAAGGGAAACCAGGAGACAATTGTTAACCTAGGGGTGAAAG ccCTAATTCAGTTTGTGAAGCTTGAGATGGTTGAGGACAGGGTCACCTGTCTGTCCCAGAACATCTATCCTGCTCCTGAGATCACCTGGGTCACTGAACCCCCTAGTGCTATCGGTAGCTTCCAGAACTTTACTCGTAAAACATCAGACACCAAGGGTCTGTTCACCGTCGAAAGCACCATCAGCATGACTGGCAACATCTCTGATCACACATACGTCTGCTCTGTTGTCTCAGCGGATGGAGCGCAGCTCTGGACCGCATCACTGAAACACCAAG ATGAGTTACTAGGTGAGGAAGGTGCTGGACTCATTGTTCCCTGCATGGTGCCTCAACCTCGCCACAATTTTTCCCTTACATGGACCTTCATCAGAAGCACAGAGTCCATCGTCATCTTTAACTACGACAGCAGGACTCATCGGATTGCTAACTTGTGGGAAAGTAAAGCCGAGCTAGACATCGATCAAGCTCACCTGGGTAATGGTTCCCTTCATCTGCTAAACCCAGAGAGGTTGGGGCACTCTGGTGTTTACATATGCACATTCTACGGTTTCCAAATGAGACACCAGGTCCAGACCCCGGTTAATGTTACAGTTCGTGTATTTG ATGATGGTGAATATGACTGCAGGAGGTCGTGGTGGGGGACGGCTGCATCTGTCTTCATATTTGTAATCACTGTATCTGTAGCTCTGTCACGATGCTTTAGAATGAGAG GTGAACAACCAGTGCAAACCCATCCAGAAGTAAAAATAGGAAACAAAAGATGTACAAACAGAACTG AAATTTCACTACTTCAAAGACAAGGACATGATGAGCCCAGGCTTAATGGTTTGGAATCTGTACATACAGAAGTTCACAAAGCGTCAATCAAAGCAACAGACCTTGAGGCACCTATTGAGAATGATGTCACACCACCTGCATCAGCAGAACACACTATATCTAATACATGCCTGATTATAAGTGATTCATCTTTATCTGGCACACCATCAGTTTTCACCAACAGTGAATCAAGATCACCAACACCAACGTTTGGCATCATAACTTTGTTCTCATCTATGATCACAGAAGCAGCTAATGGTGAAGATATTGAAAGAAATGAACTTGCTCCTGGTATACCTGAGTCACATCTGGAAACAGATGGTATTGAGCTTGAATACACTGCAACTCAGAGATTTCATATCACAGAAAAATATGTGTCTCCCACGCCTGAGCTCTCACAGGTTAATGGCTTCAGGTGA
- the gabrr3a gene encoding gamma-aminobutyric acid receptor subunit rho-3a isoform X2 translates to MKKSDSTKSLLIKSEQLLRIEDHDFAMRPGFGGSAIPVGIDVQVESIDSISEVNMDFTMTLYLRHYWQDDRLAFPSSSNKSRTFDARLVKKIWVPDVFFVHSKRSFIHDTTMENIMLRVYPDGNILYSVRITVTALCSMDFSRFPLDTQNCSLELESYAYNENDLMLYWKNGNDSLRTDEIALSQFFVEEFHPSYGLAFYSSTGWYNRLYINFILRRHIFFFMLQTYFPTMLMVMLSWVSFWIDRRAVPARVSLGITTVLTMSTIITGVSASMPQVSYVKAVDIYLWASFLFVFLSVIEYAAVNYFTTVEEMKKLKNAKLPVSYDATQAMAYDGCFHDDIDVSPFPDLPVTSTTTRTIPPTASSIEAPPTEGTRLWKKRSVRSNIRFIMSNSYMIDSYSRILFPVAYLLFNIIYWCIYS, encoded by the exons ATGAAGAAGTCTGACAGTACCAAATCTCTCCTGATTAAATCTGAGCAGCTTCTTCGTATTGAGGATCATGACTTCGCTATGAGACCTGGTTTTGGAG GCTCGGCTATTCCAGTGGGCATCGATGTACAGGTGGAGAGTATCGACAGTATTTCCGAGGTCAATATG GACTTCACGATGACCCTGTACCTCAGACATTACTGGCAGGATGACAGACTGGCGTTCCCCTCCAGCAGCAACAAAAGTCGAACGTTTGACGCTCGGCTGGTGAAAAAGATCTGGGTGCCAGACGTGTTCTTCGTTCATTCCAAGCGTTCTTTCATTCATGACACAACTATGGAAAACATCATGCTTAGAGTCTATCCAGATGGAAATATTCTTTACAGTGTCAG AATCACAGTGACGGCTCTTTGTTCGATGGACTTCAGCAGGTTTCCTTTAGACACACAGAACTGTTCTCTAGAGCTGGAGAGTT ACGCATACAATGAGAACGACCTCATGCTCTATTGGAAGAATGGGAACGATTCATTAAGGACTGACGAAATTGCTCTCTCGCAGTTTTTTGTTGAAGAATTCCACCCTTCCTACGGGCTAGCCTTCTACAGCAGCACCG GCTGGTATAACAGGCTGTACATAAACTTCATCCTCAGAAGACACATTTTCTTCTTCATGCTGCAGACGTACTTTCCCACAATGCTTATGGTGATGCTCTCCTGGGTTTCTTTTTGGATCGACAGGAGAGCTGTACCGGCTCGAGTCTCTCTGG GAATCACGACTGTGTTGACCATGTCTACAATAATAACAGGTGTTTCAGCATCCATGCCTCAGGTGTCTTATGTCAAAGCGGTGGACATTTACCTCTGGGCCAGTTTTCTCTTCGTTTTCCTGTCAGTCATTGAGTACGCTGCCGTAAACTACTTCACCACGGTGGAGGAGATGAAGAAACTTAAAAACGCAAAG CTCCCAGTTTCCTATGATGCAACCCAAGCTATGGCATACGATGGCTGTTTTCACGATGATATTGACGTTTCACCTTTCCCTGATCTTCCGGTCACGTCCACCACGACACGGACGATTCCGCCCACAGCTTCCTCTATTGAGGCACCGCCCACTGAGGGCACCAGACTCTGGAAGAAAAGATCAGTCCGCAGCAACATCAGATTCATCATGAGCAACAGTTACATGATTGACTCGTACTCCAGAATCCTCTTTCCTGTTGCGTATCTTCTCTTCAACATCATATACTGGTGTATTTACTCTTGA
- the gabrr3a gene encoding gamma-aminobutyric acid receptor subunit rho-3a isoform X1 yields the protein MNLVIPAVRLMCLAWLCPVTLLKGTNTPNHRRNKDVYLGENTRHKHGGRIDFKMKKSDSTKSLLIKSEQLLRIEDHDFAMRPGFGGSAIPVGIDVQVESIDSISEVNMDFTMTLYLRHYWQDDRLAFPSSSNKSRTFDARLVKKIWVPDVFFVHSKRSFIHDTTMENIMLRVYPDGNILYSVRITVTALCSMDFSRFPLDTQNCSLELESYAYNENDLMLYWKNGNDSLRTDEIALSQFFVEEFHPSYGLAFYSSTGWYNRLYINFILRRHIFFFMLQTYFPTMLMVMLSWVSFWIDRRAVPARVSLGITTVLTMSTIITGVSASMPQVSYVKAVDIYLWASFLFVFLSVIEYAAVNYFTTVEEMKKLKNAKLPVSYDATQAMAYDGCFHDDIDVSPFPDLPVTSTTTRTIPPTASSIEAPPTEGTRLWKKRSVRSNIRFIMSNSYMIDSYSRILFPVAYLLFNIIYWCIYS from the exons ATGAACTTGGTTATCCCGGCAGTGAGGCTAATGTGCCTGGCCTGGCTGTGTCCCGTGACCTTACTTAAAGGAACCAACACTCCAAACCACCGCAGGAATAAGGACGTCTACCTTGGGGAAAATACACGACACAAGCATGGGGG CCGAATAGACTTTAAAATGAAGAAGTCTGACAGTACCAAATCTCTCCTGATTAAATCTGAGCAGCTTCTTCGTATTGAGGATCATGACTTCGCTATGAGACCTGGTTTTGGAG GCTCGGCTATTCCAGTGGGCATCGATGTACAGGTGGAGAGTATCGACAGTATTTCCGAGGTCAATATG GACTTCACGATGACCCTGTACCTCAGACATTACTGGCAGGATGACAGACTGGCGTTCCCCTCCAGCAGCAACAAAAGTCGAACGTTTGACGCTCGGCTGGTGAAAAAGATCTGGGTGCCAGACGTGTTCTTCGTTCATTCCAAGCGTTCTTTCATTCATGACACAACTATGGAAAACATCATGCTTAGAGTCTATCCAGATGGAAATATTCTTTACAGTGTCAG AATCACAGTGACGGCTCTTTGTTCGATGGACTTCAGCAGGTTTCCTTTAGACACACAGAACTGTTCTCTAGAGCTGGAGAGTT ACGCATACAATGAGAACGACCTCATGCTCTATTGGAAGAATGGGAACGATTCATTAAGGACTGACGAAATTGCTCTCTCGCAGTTTTTTGTTGAAGAATTCCACCCTTCCTACGGGCTAGCCTTCTACAGCAGCACCG GCTGGTATAACAGGCTGTACATAAACTTCATCCTCAGAAGACACATTTTCTTCTTCATGCTGCAGACGTACTTTCCCACAATGCTTATGGTGATGCTCTCCTGGGTTTCTTTTTGGATCGACAGGAGAGCTGTACCGGCTCGAGTCTCTCTGG GAATCACGACTGTGTTGACCATGTCTACAATAATAACAGGTGTTTCAGCATCCATGCCTCAGGTGTCTTATGTCAAAGCGGTGGACATTTACCTCTGGGCCAGTTTTCTCTTCGTTTTCCTGTCAGTCATTGAGTACGCTGCCGTAAACTACTTCACCACGGTGGAGGAGATGAAGAAACTTAAAAACGCAAAG CTCCCAGTTTCCTATGATGCAACCCAAGCTATGGCATACGATGGCTGTTTTCACGATGATATTGACGTTTCACCTTTCCCTGATCTTCCGGTCACGTCCACCACGACACGGACGATTCCGCCCACAGCTTCCTCTATTGAGGCACCGCCCACTGAGGGCACCAGACTCTGGAAGAAAAGATCAGTCCGCAGCAACATCAGATTCATCATGAGCAACAGTTACATGATTGACTCGTACTCCAGAATCCTCTTTCCTGTTGCGTATCTTCTCTTCAACATCATATACTGGTGTATTTACTCTTGA